Proteins encoded within one genomic window of Rhododendron vialii isolate Sample 1 chromosome 1a, ASM3025357v1:
- the LOC131322498 gene encoding ethylene-overproduction protein 1-like, with protein MSVSTENGNQSPNPATHSISKFAAFIRHYAQPFTTSVRGGLNLIDRHKTTQVHALHPSDTSSPAKPTISSILSSSSNGAVSTSEEALLPYGLPATDLLEPPVDPHLKPVDFLAALSDVYRRLENCRGKNKSLVLLEQHSILRGLNDPKLLRRCLQAAREHAADVHSEVVLSSWLRYERREDELVGILSNVASASGYDSNSVFDCYRCQNGKMEATNVGISIGESDVCFRIGEGEIYCVRERIAALSRPLEAMLYGGFIESKRERIDFSEMGISVEGMRAVDVFSRTRRLDSVAPGVVLELLSFANRFCCEEMKSSCDETLASLVSNAENALILIDYGLEESANLLVASCLQVLLRELPSLLYNSKVRKIFCSPEGRERLAMAGHCSFLLYDFLTQVAMQERVTSEIMVMLLERLKECATEKWQKELALHQLGCVLLERKEYKEAQNCFEAAAEMGHVYSVVGVARTQYKQGKRFSAYKLINSLISEYKPVGWMYQELSLYNVGTKKILDMKTATELDPTLLFPYKYRAVAMVEESQIGQAILEINKVIGFKVSPDCLELRAWFFITLGDYEAALRDIRALLTLEPDYMMFGGKMRGDHLVELLSQGVLQWGPGDCWMQLYDQWSSVDDIGSLAVTHQMLVNDPRKSLLLFRQSLLLLRLNCQKAAMRCLRLARNHASSEHERLIYEGWILYDTGYREEALAKAELSISIQRSFEAFFLKAYTLADTTLDSVSSSHVIQLLEEALRCPSDSLRKGQALNNLGSIYVDCGKLELAADCYLKALDIKHTRAHQGLARVYHLKNQRKAAYDEMTKLIEKAQNKASAYEKRSEYCDRELANSDLSMATQLDPMRTYPYRFRAAVLMDDQSENEAVHELTKALAFKPDLQMLHLRAAFHESMGDFVSGLRDCEAALCLDPNHKDTLDLYNRIHGGAPNSHM; from the exons ATGTCAGTTTCCACTGAAAATGGCAATCAATCTCCAAACCCAGCAACCCATTCCATCTCCAAATTCGCGGCCTTCATCCGTCACTACGCGCAGCCGTTCACAACCTCCGTGCGCGGCGGCCTCAACCTCATAGACCGCCACAAGACAACCCAAGTCCACGCCCTGCACCCCTCCGATACCTCCTCCCCTGCCAAACCCACAATCAGCTCAATCCTCTCGAGTTCCAGCAACGGCGCCGTTTCGACGTCCGAAGAAGCTCTCCTCCCTTACGGACTCCCTGCAACTGACCTCCTCGAGCCCCCCGTGGATCCTCACCTCAAACCCGTCGATTTCCTCGCCGCCTTGTCCGACGTCTACCGCCGCCTCGAAAACTGCCGCGGGAAAAACAAATCGCTGGTTTTGCTCGAGCAGCACTCGATCCTGCGTGGCCTTAACGACCCGAAGCTGCTCCGGCGGTGCCTCCAGGCGGCGCGCGAGCACGCGGCGGATGTGCACTCGGAGGTTGTGCTGTCGTCGTGGTTGCGTTACGAGAGGAGGGAGGATGAGCTTGTGGGTATTTTGTCTAACGTCGCTTCGGCTTCTGGGTATGATTCCAATTCAGTTTTTGATTGTTACAGATGTCAGAATGGAAAAATGGAGGCAACTAATGTGGGTATATCAATTGGGGAAAGTGATGTTTGTTTCCGTATTGGAGAGGGGGAAATTtattgtgtgagagagagaattgctGCACTTTCGCGCCCTTTGGAAGCAATGCTGTATGGGGGTTTTATCGAGTCGAAGAGGGAGAGGATTGATTTCTCAGAAATGGGGATTTCTGTGGAAGGAATGAGAGCAGTGGATGTGTTTAGTAGGACCAGGAGATTGGACTCAGTTGCCCCTGGTGTAGTTCTTGAGCTGCTTTCTTTTGCAAACAGGTTCTGCTGTGAGGAAATGAAGTCTAGTTGTGATGAGACTTTAGCGTCTTTAGTGTCCAATGCAGAAAATGCTTTGATTCTGATTGATTACGGGTTGGAGGAGAGCGCGAATCTTCTTGTGGCCTCTTGTTTGCAAGTATTACTGAGAGAGCTACCGAGTTTGTTATATAATTCAAAggtgaggaaaatattttgtaGTCCGGAGGGCAGAGAGAGATTGGCCATGGCGGGACATTGTTCTTTCTTGTTGTACGATTTCCTTACCCAGGTTGCTATGCAAGAGAGAGTAACTTCGGAAATAATGGTAATGTTACTGGAGAGGCTGAAAGAATGTGCTACTGAGAAGTGGCAGAAGGAACTTGCATTGCATCAATTGGGTTGTGTTTTACTGGAAAGGAAGGAATACAAGGAAGCTCAAAATTGTTTTGAGGCAGCAGCCGAAATGGGTCATGTTTATTCAGTTGTTGGTGTTGCAAGAACTCAATATAAGCAAGGAAAGAGGTTTTCAGCATACAAGTTGATTAATTCTCTGATCTCCGAGTACAAGCCAGTTGGGTGGATGTACCAAGAATTGTCATTGTATAATGTGGGGACAAAGAAGATTTTGGATATGAAGACCGCCACTGAATTGGATCCCACTCTTTTGTTTCCTTATAAGTACAGAGCAGTTGCAATGGTGGAAGAAAGTCAAATTGGGCAAGCCATTTTGGAGATTAACAAAGTCATCGGGTTTAAGGTTTCTCCAGACTGCCTTGAACTGAGGGCTTGGTTTTTTATCACACTTGGGGATTATGAAGCTGCTCTGAGAGATATTAGGGCACTGTTAACTTTGGAGCCTGATTATATGATGTTTGGTGGGAAGATGAGAGGGGATCACTTGGTTGAGCTCCTCAGTCAGGGTGTTCTACAGTGGGGTCCCGGTGACTGCTGGATGCAACTTTATGATCAGTGGTCTTCGGTTGATGATATTGGTTCTTTAGCTGTTACACATCAAATGCTGGTAAATGACCCTCGAAAGAGCCTTTTGCTTTTTCGACAATCTCTACTTCTGTTAAG GTTAAACTGTCAAAAGGCTGCGATGCGATGTCTGAGGTTGGCTCGGAATCATGCTAGCTCAGAGCATGAAAGGCTTATATATGAAGGATGGATTCTCTATGACACTGGGTATCGAGAAGAAGCACTAGCTAAAGCTGAATTGTCCATTTCGATTCAGAGGTCATTTGAAGCCTTCTTCCTCAAGGCATACACACTAGCAGATACCACTCTGGATTCTGTATCTTCTTCGCATGTCATTCAACTTTTGGAGGAAGCTCTCAGATGTCCCTCAGACAGTCTCCGGAAAGGACAA GCACTGAACAACCTAGGGAGTATTTATGTGGATTGTGGTAAACTGGAACTTGCTGCAGATTGCTATTTGAAAGCTCTTGACATCAAGCATACAAGAGCACATCAAGGGTTGGCACGTGTATATCACCttaaaaatcaaagaaaagctGCTTATGATGAAATGACTAAGCTGATTGAGAAGGCACAAAACAAAGCATCAGCTTATGAAAAGCGATCAGAGTACTGTGACCGTGAACTGGCGAATAGTGATCTCAGTATGGCAACACAATTGGATCCTATGAGAACTTATCCCTACAGATTTAGGGCTGCAG TGCTTATGGATGACCAAAGTGAAAATGAAGCAGTGCATGAGCTAACAAAAGCCCTAGCTTTCAAGCCTGACCTGCAAATGCTCCATCTCCGAGCAGCATTCCACGAGTCTATGGGTGACTTCGTTTCTGGTCTCAGAGACTGTGAGGCCGCTCTCTGCTTGGATCCCAATCACAAAGACACCCTTGATCTATATAATCGAATACACGGTGGAGCTCCCAATTCGCATATGTGA